TCGGCTGGGTCATCTCCGCCCGCGGCCTCGGCTTCGCGGACATCCTGGACCTGCTGGTCGGCCTGAACCAGGACCTGACGCGGGTCACGGGGCTGTACGTCCTGGAACAGAAGGAAACCCCGGGACTCGGCGACCGGATTACGGAACCGGCCTGGCGCGACCAGTTCAAGGGCAAGCCGACAGCGCCCGAACTGTCCGTGACCAAGGCGGCGCCGCAGTCGGACAGCGAGATCCAGGGGGTCACCGGCGCGACGATTTCCTCGGGCAGCGTGGTGGGACTGGTCAACGGCGCCGTGGCGCGCTTCCGGGAGGCGCTGAAAGAATAAGGGATGGCGGCTTGCTTCGCCCGATGGGATGACAGGGCCCATTGCGCAGGCATCTCCGGCGGCAGAGCGCCGGAGCTACAAAGGACTGTAGTTCCGCCGCTCTGTCGGCGGAAAGGGAAAGGAACGGCGGGACTAACCCGCCCGAGCCATGAGCAACGACGGACCGACAGCGTTGGAGCGGTTTCTCAACGGGATCATCCCGGAGAACCCGATCTACCGCCAGATCCTGGGCATCTGCCCGACCCTGGCGGTGACCAACACGATGGAAGGCGCGATGACCATGTCCGGCGCCGTCGCGTTCGTGCTGATCTGCTCCAACATCCTGATCAGCCTGATCCGCGGCCTGCTCAAGCCGCACCTGCGCATCCTGGTCTTCACCCTGACCATCGCGACGTTCGTGACCATCGCGGACAAGATTCTCGCGGCGTTCATGTACGACATGAGCAAGCAGCTCGGCCCGTACATCCCGCTGATCATCGTCAACTGCGTGATCATCGCGCGCTGCGAGATCTGCGCCTCGAAGCAGGGGATCGGCACGGCCGTCAGCGACGCCGTCGGGCAGTCACTCGGTTTCACCCTGGGCCTGGCGACGATCGCCAGCGTGCGCGAGATCCTGGGTTTCGGCACGTGGTTCGGCAAGTGGCTGGGCTGGCGGGTGATCCCGGTGACCGCCCCCGAGCACTGGTCCACCTGGGTGATCATGATCCTGCCCCCGGGCGCGTTCATCACCCTCGGCCTGCTGATGGGCGTGATGAACTGGATCGAGGCAAAACACAGTGCGCGGGCCAAGAAAGCGGTGGTGGCGGCATGAGCTACATCGCGTCTCTCCTCGTCCTGGCGATCACGACCGCGCTGATCAACAACATGGTTTTCCACTTCTTCGTGGGAAACTGCCCGTTCATCGGCGTCTCCCGCAAGCTGGACATGGCCTTCGGCATGGGCGCGGCGGTGACGTTCGTCACGACCATCGCCGCGGCGTTGAGCTGGGTGGCCACCTACTTCGTCATGGCCCCCGGCGCGCCGC
This window of the Kiritimatiellia bacterium genome carries:
- a CDS encoding FMN-binding protein, with the protein product MKNSYIGQAWLVIVLALAFGAALAGVQAALSPKIAANKLNDTLSQIPALVPGATTGQPETIGGQAVYRAMNDQGEQVGWVISARGLGFADILDLLVGLNQDLTRVTGLYVLEQKETPGLGDRITEPAWRDQFKGKPTAPELSVTKAAPQSDSEIQGVTGATISSGSVVGLVNGAVARFREALKE
- the rsxE gene encoding electron transport complex subunit RsxE → MSNDGPTALERFLNGIIPENPIYRQILGICPTLAVTNTMEGAMTMSGAVAFVLICSNILISLIRGLLKPHLRILVFTLTIATFVTIADKILAAFMYDMSKQLGPYIPLIIVNCVIIARCEICASKQGIGTAVSDAVGQSLGFTLGLATIASVREILGFGTWFGKWLGWRVIPVTAPEHWSTWVIMILPPGAFITLGLLMGVMNWIEAKHSARAKKAVVAA